A window of candidate division KSB1 bacterium contains these coding sequences:
- a CDS encoding type II toxin-antitoxin system PemK/MazF family toxin, whose translation MLNPGDIVIVDFPGAIGIKTRPAIVLSTNLYHTHRPDVIVGLVTTHIAAATAPTDYVLQDWAAAGLHQPSAYRSYLVTLDDGSLPPIGHLSDRDWQEVQARLKLALAVP comes from the coding sequence ATGCTCAACCCAGGCGATATTGTGATTGTCGATTTCCCTGGCGCAATTGGCATCAAGACGCGTCCGGCGATAGTTTTGTCTACAAACCTTTATCACACGCACCGACCTGATGTGATTGTTGGCCTCGTAACGACCCACATCGCGGCAGCGACGGCACCGACTGATTATGTATTGCAAGACTGGGCGGCTGCAGGACTGCACCAACCGTCGGCCTATCGTTCCTATCTTGTCACCCTCGATGACGGTTCGCTGCCGCCTATTGGTCATCTCTCCGACCGCGACTGGCAGGAAGTGCAAGCCCGTTTAAAACTGGCGCTGGCGGTGCCTTGA
- a CDS encoding nucleotidyltransferase family protein, producing MPRTKNPPPTLEQALHILRAQLPALRERYGVKTLSVFGSYVRGEQKKRSDLDILVELDDQDNPLSLLEFIALKNHLSDLLQVKVDLVERSTLKPAIGKHILEEVIPV from the coding sequence ATGCCTCGTACAAAAAATCCGCCTCCCACTTTAGAGCAAGCACTTCATATTCTGCGGGCGCAACTTCCCGCGCTCCGCGAACGTTATGGCGTGAAAACCTTGAGCGTATTCGGATCTTATGTGCGCGGTGAACAAAAAAAACGAAGCGATCTGGACATTCTGGTTGAGCTCGATGATCAAGACAATCCGTTGAGTCTTTTGGAGTTTATCGCCTTGAAAAACCATTTGAGTGATCTGTTGCAAGTCAAGGTGGATTTAGTCGAAAGAAGCACTCTTAAACCTGCAATTGGCAAGCATATCCTCGAGGAGGTTATTCCGGTATGA